Genomic segment of Gopherus flavomarginatus isolate rGopFla2 chromosome 2, rGopFla2.mat.asm, whole genome shotgun sequence:
tcccagccatcgTGGGCAGAGGGGGCCCCCCTGAAGTTTCCAGCTGCCACAGGCTTTTGCCACAGCAGcagaagtcacagacaggtcatggcttccgtgaatttttgtttattgcttgtgaactgtctgtgacttttactgcaAATAACCATGATAAAATCTTCACCTTCATCATAGTTAATCCAAAAGACCAAGGTTTCTTTAGAACATCTCATAACCTCTGTAAAGCAGGATCACTGGATTTGGTGCAACATTTACCATCCCCATCCACACTCTTGCACCTGGGCATCTTGTCGGTTGAGACTCAACATGTGGGAGGAAGTTTGGTTGCTCAGTAGGTTTCCTGATACTCTGGCTTTCTTATATTCCATAATGCTTTTCCAAATATGCTTTGCTCCGCCCCAGTATTCAATATCATTACCATTACTGAGTTTCCGATGAGTCTCAAATATGCTGATTAGAAATGGCAAAGCAAAGAAATGAGGGAGTGCTAGGGCCGCACAGATCACTGTCTATCGAATAGCTTGGCCATTCAACTGTGCAAGTGTAACCCATGTACCttttgggtgtggtgttctgtcccatctgggGGCACTTAgaaagagagataaaatgagcgtgctctacagccttggctaacagGCAGCAGGCTTTTAGCTCAAGtaatagaggctcatgcactaagctctagaGGTCCTCAGTTCGATCCTGTCCGCTGTCGAGcagggtctgttggcattacacaaACTGAAGAGGTGAAGACTGTGTCTTTGCAACCAGTTCATGGCTTCCTTCACTTCAATGTTGTTGCATGTTCGAATTTAATAACAATGCAAAGTATTGGAATAACTGGCTCACATGGAATTATTTAATTTGAGATTAATACAGCAATATCCAGGATACAGAAAGAGAACCACTCCTGTCCATGATGAAGGTAGTTTAGTCCCATCTTCCGTACTTAGTGGAATGCTGGCAGTATTAATTCCCAATTTATCTCCCCAAAACGCTTTTTTACAGGGTGTGAGACAAAGAAATCTTTGTGAAGAGGGAAAAGTTACTTTCTCACAAttattttactctgttgtttTCAATATCTTATTTTTACCTCATTACTGATGGGATTTCTTTTATGATTATCTCACTGTACCTGATTGATAAACTAAAGGGGATTTATAATCCAGTCACTATTACTGACAGCTGTGGCAACCGGTAGTTCTTAATGAGTTAACAACATCTCTCAATAGGTCATTATTTCATTCATCACAGGAAAAATCTGCAATAACAAATGCCTCTTATAAATCATACACACCCTGTATATTAGCTTGTCTTGTTTACTAATAAGAATGTCTATTATCATAGAATCCAGAATCCCTCTCTGGACTAGGTTAAAGGAGTTAAAAGATTAGCATGTTCCTTTATTTGGACACACATTAATCCAGTTTAAAACAAAGCACATTAGTTTGCTAGATAAATCACTTTAGTTTATATGCACAAAGGATTTTGgttaaaataacaaataaaagAATTATGGAAGTTTAGTATATACAAATCCTAAAAGGTAAATAGTTACTGACAGGCACTCCACTTTTGCCAGTAAATCAATGGCTTTTGCTGCAAGCTCATTGCACGGTAAGAGAAATAAAACTCACGAGGCAAAGCATTGCTAACCAACCAAAGGAACCATGGATTGACAGAGCGAGGCTGCATCGTTGGCAGCAGAATTCCATTGCACACAAATGGTTTATCACTTGCCACATGACCCTGGTGTACACACTGGTGGCATTCTTTCCTTCAGATAAGTCCAGTTTGTTTTCAGTCAAACTCACCGTAACGTTAAAGCACTCGCTAACCGTGTCCTTGGTTGCGTTTGGCTCTAGTGACCGGAAGCACGTAGGGTAATAAACGCAATCAGGGAACTTTTTGAAGTTGTCGGTGTAATATTTGGCATCTTCAGGCTCTAGTTTGATGTTGAGCAATTGGCCAGTGTAACAGAGTGTTCCTGGAATCTTCACTGGTTCTTTTTTCGTTGGTGGGCTGGGTTTATTAACTGGGGGAGGGCTTTTATTCTGGCTTGCTTTCTTCCTTGAGGAGCCCCTCCTACAAAGGGTGATATCGCTAGATAGCACCAGAAAAAGCATAGCCATCCAGCAGGTCACCATCCGGGTCCTTCCCATTCTGGAGGATCTGAAAGGGGAAGAGATTTGGattataaaaccagaagggaccactgtgatcatctgatctgacctccTGCTGAACACAGGCTACAGAACATCCCTAAAATAATGCCTGTTTGAACTATAGTATATCcatccagtcttgacttaaagcaggtgtcagcaacctttcaaaagtgttgtgccgagtcttcatttattcactctaatttaaggttttgcgtgccagtaataaatgttaacgtttttagaaggtattttcctataagtctataatatataactaaactattgtatgtaaagtaaataaggtttttaaaatgttttaagaagcttcatttaaaattaaattaaaatgcagagcttcctggaccggtggccatgacctgggcagtgtgagtgccactgaaaatcagcttgtgtgccgccttcggcatatgcgccataggttgcctatccctgactTAAAGAATGGCAGTTGATGGCGAAACCGCCAGAATGGTTGGCAACTTGATAATTAACCTTTGAATCTCACTATTTTAAAAGATTTCCAGTTTGAACTGGTCCAGCTTCTACTTCTAGCCACTGGATCTTCTTATGCTcattgtctgctagattgaagagcccatgtaggtacttataaccTGTCATAGAATCGTCCATTAACTTTCTCTTAAGCTATCTTTATCTCCTTGAGTCTGTtactataaggcatattttccaatcctttcCTAATTCTCACGGCTCTTCCTGATCCCTCTCCAATTCCACAATGTCCTTGGATTAATGCTAATTCTTAACAACCTAATGTATTTCCTATAGATATGGGCTCAATCCCAACACCCTGTAAACTTTGAAAGGTTTCAGAATCCTAGCCTGCATTTAGACCTGAATTTTGCATACAATTCCTAACTTTGTAATTGACAGACCAACCCCCTTGTCGCAAATGCTCCCCCACCTTTTTTGGAAGAGGAGGGGGAATAACTCTGATTCCAAATTCTCCAGCACATCAACTCCATGACATATGCAGTTTGGGCAAGCTGTTTAACTACTGGGGTAACAACCAAGGGAAGCTGCCAACATTTAGGTGACAAATAATCATAAGTAGATAGCGCTTTTCATCCAGAAATCTCAAAGGACTTAATAATGAAGCATCACAACCCTTCAGGATTACCCAGAAGCTGACTAAGAGCGGCCAGATACTTCCTTTTGGGTGGAGGAAAGATGGTTTAATGGTTACAGCACCACCCTAGCACTtgagacccaagttcaattccctggctctgccacagatttccgaGTTGGCCTTGCATTAAATCATTTTCCATCTCTGGGCCCTGTCAAATGGGGATAGTCAGCTTGCCGTGCCCCACAGTGGTGTTGTGACCTGCCCAGAAACTACAGCAGTGGGGGGCCATTTAAGTACAAAAGAGACACCTGCAGTTGCACGGTGCAGTAGACTGACATGTCCTTGAATAGCATTGGTTCAGGTGCAAAGGTGCCATCATATAAGTAGCCAGAGTGATATTTCCTTTTTacatctggggaaactgaggcacaggttaAAGTCAATGGTTGCTATTTTCAAAATAACCTTGGGGATTTAGATGCTTTCCCCATTGAGATTTATGTAGGAAGTTCAGGGCTTTCTAACTTGTCAGTATTTTGGAATTAACTCCTAACAAACTAGGCTGCCATAAGAGCTTTCTTTGTACGCTACTAAAGGAGAATTAAGAATATTGAACAGGGCTCTCCAGGAATACAttggtcccactgacttcaatgggctttggatcaggtgcaTATTAGTTTTTAATGATCATTTGCTGTTCTCCACCTAACCCCATTTACTTCTGAACCCACCGTGTTTTAGAAGTGCTTTGGGGGTAAGAAATAACTAATAGCCACAACCCATATTGTGCCATTGGGTATCAAGCAGAACTCCCTCCATCCATATcaagggaggggggggggaaatctgctTAAAAATCAACCCATTGGGCTTCTCATAATAAGTTTTGAAACTGTTCATGTTCACAGTATGGAAATAGAGTTTTCTGAGCATGTAGGACCTGATCCACTGGGAGACTTTCCTTTGACtttgggctttgcatcaggcccctAATGTCCCAACTCATTCTGTGCTTATAGGAAGGCTGTTTTATGATCACAGGATGTTGTCTTTTTGTAAGGCTTCACTTTCAGTGGAAAGTAACGAGTAGCCGCTTTCCAGCTAGGTTCATAGAACAAAGTTTGTAGCTTGCAGCCCTGGCAAATTGTTCCACGGTACGTTACAGATTCTTCCTGCGGAAATAGTGTGTGGCTGTTTTATTCATCGCAGAAATCTGTGggtaacttttttgtttgtttttgtttttgttttttaaaaaaggctatcAAATGAAGCTCCCCATTGAATCAGTTCTGTGGACCCAGCTAAGGGTACTCGGATGTACTGCTGAGTGTTGTCTCCGAATGCTccacagaaaagagaaaaaggaaggaaaaagtgtGCAATTacacatgctttctctctctttctccctcttagTTATGTACCCACAACCATGGATTCGGTTCAAATGTCTACgtttgggtggggttttttttgcttacCAGTCTTCATCAGAGTGGCAGGCTAGAACGGAAAGATCAACAAGAGACAACAGTGCAGATACCAGGGTGATAGGTGCATTTTAAATACCTGGGCAGATAGAGTATCATgtatatgtagggtgaccagatgtcctgatttgacagggacagtcccaatttttgggtctctttcttatacaGGAACCTATTAACCCCCACTCTcgccccctgtcccgatttttcacatttgctgtctggtcaccctacgtatATGTATCATGTTGGTTTAGCTTGAAACATAGAAGATGGGATGAGCAGATGCTTCTACACCATTTCCTATTCTTTCTGACCTCTGGTTAGAGCAGAGGAATTAGGTTCTCATCCCCAGCTCTCATTAGCTTTCTCTGATCTTGGGTAAATCATTTAATGTCCCCGAGCCTTAGTTTCTCCATGTTTGTTTGCCTGTATTGCAGGGGTGTGGTGAGAATGGATGATGGTAAGCCGCTTTGGGACCCTGAGAGCTCCAAGGTAGGCACAGTGGTATTATTGAGGGGAAAATAGGGTGCTGCCTGTGTATTTCTGTAGAGCCAAATTGTGCAGCATTTACTCCGGCAAAACTCTGACTGAGAGTCAGTGGGATGCTAGAAGAGTAAGGATCGGATTAGAACAGAAGGATTTAGCACATTCATAAACAGACCATTAAGAAATTGTTTAGTTCAAAGAAGAAATCACAAGCCTAAGCAAGTCTATgtatgtgattattttttttctatgaGGCTAAATTCAGCAACGAAATCTACCAGATACATTTTTTTGTAAACGCTTTGTGGTTTTCCCCTTAAATATGGTACTACATACTCATATATTTGCTTCAGTCTAAACTAGCAGATGAATAGAACTCTTCCATCATTCCTTTCTTTCCAGGAAAAGACTCTATAGACACAAGGTTTTGAAACTCAATGGAAAGGTCAGTTAAGGTCCAACATGCAACTACAcccattaaaaatatttatcaatGATGGTTTTAATATCCCAGAGCAATTAACATTGCATGGGCTGGAAGAAACAGCCAGTTCTTTTAGGACCTAACCATGCAGATATTGGGTAACTTATCTGAGAGCAAGTCTAATAATCATCCAGATAAGACAGCTTGACGTGAATTCTGGTCCTTGTTACAGCAATGCAATTTCTTTTGCTTCAAGATCAGTCTTTGGGTCATGAATTACTGCGGGTCTATGAGCAGTCCCTTTTATCCAGGTCACTTACGAGTAACTGAAAACAAATGGTGATCTACATAGCTCTGAAATTCACTGGACGGAGTGAGAGGTTTTTAAACAAAGGTATATGGCAAAATCCTATGCAAACCCAAATGAAAATAAGTGATAAAAATCGGTGCCAGATGTTGGTAATCACTCACCTTTCTGCTAGAGAGTTGCAGGTTGTTTTTTGGGGGAAGTGCAGGTCTCGATAGCATTTGCCAAGCTGAATCTCTCAAACTATATAGCAGTAGGTGGGGTATGTTCATTTCCAAATATGGCAAATTATTTCTCTCTGAGTGTGCTGTGTCTGAGAGCATGTTCTGTTCCcgtcccctcctcccctttcaaGGTTTCAATTGCCTCTTGTTAAATATTCCATTTTCCTGTACATGTTAGAGATGAACTGAGCTGTGCAGTTTTGTATTTGAACCGTAAGCTCTGTAGGGACAAGGACTGacattttgtacagcacctatcacAGTGAGGCCCTGATCCATTATTAAGGACTAtaggtgctattgcaatacaaatactaTCTGGACCTGGATCTGCATCTGAACTTGGCCAAATTCTAGGGCAGTTGGGTTGAGTATCCAAGTTCAGATCATGCCTAAAAAGAGGCTCAATATTGTGATGATGGGTGCCATATAAACCTTAAGATCGATCGATAgatgccatgagtgcaggggcctggtctagatgacctctcaaggtcccttccagtcctatgattctatgcaccTCTGAATTGTAAAACTGGGGTCTGGCTCCTGAAAAGTAATAAATTCTGAGAAGAATTCAGATCTGTCTTCTGATTTGTGGCCCATCTCCAGTAAGCACACATAGTAAACATGGATTGTGTTGAGAATCTCAACACTCTTGTTTGGGAGGTTGATGGGAAAGGGGATATTTTGGATCTTGGATTCTGAGTTGGACCATTTCTACATAGTTGGGCCATGGGCATGATTCAAACTTTTAACCTGACTTTGACAAATGGGAGGTGGTTGGATCTAGGGAATTAGTTGGCACCTATCTCTACAATAAACTAAATCCAGAAAATGAACTCCAGATGATTAGAGAGAGCACCACTTTACACAGTAAGTGCAAGTCATTTAGGAATCAGATTTTCAGGATAGAAAAGACTTATGTGGTCATGTGTCTAATGGGAGGCAGTTCAAGAACTTCTTCTCTTCTGGTTGGGCATGGAAGCACTAGATTCATATAGCTTTTCTAGTAATAAAGATTACTCTAAGTCAAGCAAATGGCAGTCTCAAAGCAAGTTCTTTGGGTTCGAAACAGGGGTTCTCTGTCTCTTGAATGCTGCTTGGTGTTAAATAAGATATAATCAAATGAAGAATTGAGAATGCAAATAATCAAAGAACTCAGAGAATGCAGAGTGTGCCAGAAATAAAGTCCACGGGCCATAATCTTGTATGTGTGGTTTTATGGTGTTCCTGACAATTAATGACATCCATAGCTCCTTTTCCCAGCATTATGCACATCTAGGACACTGGAGAACATATTAGTAACACTTAAATTTCCCCACACCCCTATGAGCATTGTTCCATCCCTCtaaagatgaggaaactgaggcacaaggaggttGAGCCCAAAATTGTCAAATGTGCCCTTTAACTTCCAGTTGACAATCCAAGACACAAGTTTCACATGCACAGAGTATGTgcacctcccagtgacttcattttGGTGGTGTGGGTGTCAAGTGCCTCTTAACTTCAGGATTTAGGTGTTTCATGCTTTGCCCTGAAAATTAGCAGGCACATCTCATTTTGGGCCtgagatcacacaggaaatcaatTACCAGGCCAGGAATGGTACCCAGGAGCCCTGGTTCCCAGTATCATGTTCTAAGCATCCAGTAAGCTGGCTCGTACCAGCAAAACTCCCAGATCTCTGCAAGTGTCTAATAGCTGAGTAAACACACGGAGCTATGTAAAAGCATCCCTTTATAAATTAACTGCTAGCCACACAGCCAATTTAGCTAGTTGTGTGTCAGATTCTCTTGCTGAACAGATGTGGTTTTCTGCCTTTCTTGTCATTTAAACTGCTACCCCTAGCTGTAGTGAACTTCCTAGTAAAGGAGAACTCCAGTGTAAAATTATACTACTTCTACTCATTGCATCTGATTTCAAAGGGCTGAATTCTGTCCTTAGCTAAACACATGATGCTTCTTTAGCAATTTTCAGGTCAATTCCCACTGATATCTAATTTCCATAACCTGTAGTTCTTAATGGAGCTGGTCAAgtagcagattttatttttggttcactggcagttctgaaaaattgaaaaaaacagtTTGGGTAGAATGAAACTGGATTTCTTTGTACGCAGTGTTGAGACTGATGTTTGCTATAGTGGGGATAGGACATGAAGGGCTTTTAATGGGAAGACAAGTAGTTTGTGTGTGATGCTGTGGAGACGAGGGAGTCAACAGAGAGTGGTCTGGAAAAAGTGATAGGCTAGGAAAATGACCTTTGCAACTGCGCCCTGAATGGTGGTCAAGGCCAAAGAAAAGATGTTCCTGTAATGGAGACATGAGGCCATGAGAACTGTCTCTTTACTAAAgcattgtttaaaaagaaaatgccacAGCAGGAATTGAATTGTCACATTTTCTAGGACACTCCTATAAAGAGTTTTTGTCTGAGGAAGAGCTATAAAAGATTTGCCCCCACAAGTTTATGTTGCGATGCGCTAAACACAGGTCCTCTTTCTATCCATAGTCACAGCCAGCGGCTGAGTTACAGATGATATCGCTGCTTTATGTAAGAAGTTTCTTGCTTTTGTGACTTTCTCTCCACCCTAATGTtgtttgtcttttatttttatttttaaagcttaaGAGGTTTAATTTCCAGTGTATCCAATCCATTCATCAATATTCAGTCTGAAATATTGAAACATAACCCCTCTAAGAGCTAATGAGCCAAGAATACATTTATGCATGATGTTAGAGGCAATTTCAATAATTACTTTTTTCCCAAAAAAGCACTTACTGTAatttagtatttttattaatgtttcCTTTTAGCAGGCCCTGTCTTGTACTACTCAAGTGGGCAGCAATCTTCATATCAGCCAGTGTCTGGTATGGATTTAAAGATGAACAGTAAAACTTCTGACAGAACACCTAAAGCTGTCAAAAGAAAAATAGATGCTCTCTCTCACCCCTCTGCCTTTAGACTTGGCCTCTTTCACAGATTATATATAGGCTTGATGATCCCAattctccactgatttcaatggagctacctGGTGTTAGACAGTAGTGAATCAAGCCTaacatcaaaattattttaaataaaattttcacaattttttttaatgagacacAGGCCGAGGGAATTTCACCTATTCAATCATCCGATCtagagctcactgaagtcagtagactctttccattgacctcaatgaagACTGGATCAGGTCTTCGTTGACAAATCCTCTGAATTGCTGAGCATCCTCTGTTCCTGCTTAAGACAATGAGAGTTGATAGTACTCAGGATGATGCAGAATCACACTCTTGCTGACCAGTTGATTCCTTCAGTATTTTCAGTTTCCTTTGCGGCAGCTACTAGAGAGGAAGAATGATGTAGTGGTTTAGGCAGCAGGGACTTGAGTCATGTCCAGTTTGTTGCTCCACTACAGAAGTCCTGTGggatcttaggcaagtcacttgggCTGAAGgttcaaaggtacttaggtgcttCACTCCCATAGTTGGGAACTGGACAGAGCATGGATTTGAACCTGCCAAGTGAGTGCTTTGCTGCAGATTACTGGCTATTCTAGGGGGAcggtctctctctcttcttttcatgaaaaattttgaaaggtctTGGCTATGTCCAGATGTGGAACAGATGTTTTTGCAATCTTAAATTTTCTTAGGGACAGGAAAaagtttcccacccagctctaatgTTGCGACTGAcctccttttgtaaagtgctCGGAGAccaactgatgaaaagcactggagaagggctaacggGTATCATTTATTGAGCAAGCCCAGGTCTGTCTTCACAAGGTAACTCCCTATCAGAGGTAGCTGGCAATAGATTCcaaatgcaatttatttttatGGCAGTAGCACCCATAGGCTTCAACCAGGGCAGTTGAGCTAGGTGCTAAGCAAATACTCACAATAAAGCATGATTCCTTACTCTGTGATCTGAGACAAAACTcaagcaggcagggagcagggatgcAATGGCACAATTACACAGATTAGGCGTTGCCTACTTTTGATCCAGAACCCAAAGCCAGCTGAGGATGCCCTGTGGGGCATAGGGGTTGCCCCCAGAGAGGCCAGATGATGATGACACCATTGTCATCTCTGGGAGGTTCCACCAGGGAAGGGCAGCTGTTTGTTCTGGTGTGTCCCACTTATGGAATATTACCCCTGGGAGATGTACTGTTTAAGTGTGTCTCTTTGGGCACCCCTAGCCCTGCTCCTCCACAACTAGTctcatgggtatgtctacattctTCACTAAAGCCAGGCTCTGACTTTAGGTATAAGCCTAAGCCGCCCTCCTGTCCATGCACTTGGGTCCTAGAACCCTGCTGGGAGGAGGCGAGGGGAGGTCAGAGTCTGAGTCTTGCTGTGACTCTGGTCCAAGCCCTGccattttgcagtgtggctgcagctcaaGTGGCAGATCTGAGTCAGAGGGTCTGCATGGCACAATATGGACATGTTAGCGTGGCTGTGAGACCttggtccagcaattgtaaacccaaGTTTAGAGTGCAGTGTAAACACTCAAGCACAGACCTGGAAACACCAAGTCTACAAGCCTGGGTCCCACATTGTGGGAtgtgctggctggctctgggtCCCTCCGTGTCACCTTGTACCACAGTACTCCTTTGCCATGTGACTTTACCGAGCAGACTTTGTACTGCTAGTGGCTCACAACCCAGATTTCTatggtgtgacgaagtggggttttttccttggtttttctgtgttttccagtggatTGCATGTAGAGGgaatgggactcagtgtccccaggtgttactggtttaatgaggtgaggggagagggagtttgttgttacagaggaccagagagggacCTTGGAACCCCAGCCGATGGCTGGGaagatggagaccccagcgactggtgacctgggaggcccagctcaggagtcacagctggttctggccagtgaggacaatgggctgcgaagagaggaccctggtgacctgaccagccagttcTAGCCAGaagagggctgagaggagaggacacCCAGGCTATCCTGTTTATGACCCTGTTTACCtaagagaagacaatggacagaagtggggtttggggccAGGGATATGGGAGGCCCAGCTTGGAAGCAAGGGGTTTCTGggatggagagggggagcaggcagagcccactggggatgcagggagacttggatgtgctgtgctgagggaggccaagCCTAAGGCCCTGAGAGGTTCCTGttctgtgttcaactctcaataaaccctccggttttacgctggctgagaatcactctggtctagagaacagggttacATCAACCCCTTCAGGGGTGGAGGCCCGGGGGTCCAGAgcaagtggactccctgagggggcccatggtgagaaacaggtgtgctaaggctcagagatgTGTGGCTccgggaggtggaggggcctgaccctgagagagagtggactcccgagaagggctgtcgcactggaaggggcaccccccacagacCGCACGGGGCcatgagtgggcacgatctgtgagtccatgacacaTGGAAACCAAGAATTAACCCGGGCCATAAAACACGTTCTAAGTGCTAAGTCTTACTTTTGAACAATCTACATTGATTAAGAAGCAGAATACTTGGTTGGCTTCTCCTGATGTCCAAATATTACAGTTGCATTTCACCTGGTCCATTGCATTCACTGCAGTATAAGTTCAATTGTTGTTGAGTCCTGATTtctagaagtgctgagcatccacattATGGGAACTGCAGATATTCAGTATCTGTTGAAAACCAGGCCTTAAGTGTATCAAGTAATAAGTTGCTTACATCCCCCATGAAGAGTTTACAAAACAAGACTTGGCAAAAGGACTAAGGAAAAATCATAAATGAAGCAGCTTGACGAGGTGTCATGTTTTGAGGGTGCAattcagaccagtgaggggttgtcacCTTAGAGAAGAGATGTTTGCCATTCCTTTGAAAGGAACTACATCAGGAGTTTTACCACTGTACTGGAGTTAAGGAACACTTTAACATTAAACATTTTAATCAAAGCACTGGATTGTTCACagtaaaaagtaaaacaagttcatTAAACAAAAGTCCTACTTTAAGTGATATCAAAGGGAAGGAATAGAATTTAGAAAGAATTACAAACAACAAAAGTAGGAATATGCTTCTAAGACTAAAATTTAATTTCAGTCAGTTACAATTTGCCTAAGCAGATTTCTCACCTATAATCAACCTCCAGAGCCTTCAACCCCTTTGGTTGAAGGACTCATCTTTCTGGAATCTCAAGACCTCTGGCCTCTTTCGTCCCTCAAGTGATGGATAACTTAGGGGTTCTCTGCTCTTCCTTCTAGTAGTCCAGTAAATCTTTGCAAAGCATCATTCCAAGCTCACTGACATTGCTTCAAGAGGCAGAGAGGTTTCCTGGGGGGTGACATCTCCATCACACCTGCAGATGGTTAAGTAGTGACCTTTCCCCACGTGATCTCATGATGGCTGTGTTTACCTTGCATGTAAACATGTCTTCCTTGTCTCTGCCTGATGACCAGGCTCCCTTTGTGTTCAAGACCTGGGCAGACCTGTTTTCTACTTCGTTCAAATACAGACTTTCAAACACAGTCTCAGAGAGCATCCATAACTCCACATATttcactgtgaaatgtatgtattaatgCTATTCATCATCAGTGTGTCATTAGTTTCCCAACAATATATTACTTGACACCTTTTAGATCAGTGGTCCTCAACGTgctgccggggcatttatgtgtgcccgcctagtgcctAGCAGGGGAGAAAAGCCacggc
This window contains:
- the PRND gene encoding prion-like protein doppel — translated: MGRTRMVTCWMAMLFLVLSSDITLCRRGSSRKKASQNKSPPPVNKPSPPTKKEPVKIPGTLCYTGQLLNIKLEPEDAKYYTDNFKKFPDCVYYPTCFRSLEPNATKDTVSECFNVTVSLTENKLDLSEGKNATSVYTRVMWQVINHLCAMEFCCQRCSLALSIHGSFGWLAMLCLVSFISLTVQ